A stretch of Gadus chalcogrammus isolate NIFS_2021 chromosome 9, NIFS_Gcha_1.0, whole genome shotgun sequence DNA encodes these proteins:
- the LOC130389078 gene encoding homeobox protein DBX2-like, which yields MPMWSSESSPKSRRGILRRAVFSEEQRKELERTFRRQKYISKTDRNKLAASLSLKESQVKIWFQNRRMKWRNCREKEVHNSRSPMDELMSRGLSQEVEVEPAPEVPPSDGSQPHKAGRDTAVIVHGKSYREPVTLADRSSPH from the exons ATGCCCATGTGGTCGTCAGAATCCAGTCCCAAGTCGCGCCGTGGGATACTGAGAAGGGCCGTGTTCTCGGAGGAACAGCGGAAGGAGCTGGAGAGAACGTTCCGGAGGCAGAAGTACATCAGCAAGACGGACCGGAACAAGCTAGCAGCTAGCCTCAGTCTCAAGGAGTCACAG GTGAAGATCTGGTTTCAAAACCGGCGGATGAAGTGGAGGAACTgcagggagaaggaggtgcaCAACAGCCGCTCCCCCATGGATGAGCTTATGAGCCGGGGTCTTtcccaggaggtggaggtcgaACCAGCACCGGAGGTCCCCCCATCAGACGGATCCCAACCGCACAAGGCTGGCAGAGACACAGCCGTTATAGTGCATGGAAAATCATATAGGGAACCGGTGACTCTGGCAGATCGCTCAAGTCCACACTAA